In the Solibacillus sp. FSL K6-1523 genome, one interval contains:
- a CDS encoding YwaF family protein translates to MLRESVQSLENGFQLFDWYHLSWLLLTVFVIYMMYKIYHGADLAGQRKIKIRWALVILLLESIKNILLIIQGDFSYDSLPLHLCGLGIFIVLAHAILKGHHMDMLLYCLTMPGAFMSLVTPNWTDVSAFNYFHFHSFFFHLLLFAYPVTMLFSKELKLSIRKIWQPILFLSVTVPIVYVLNGWWGTNFMFLNAPAEGTPLVLLEQYFGEQYYILGFIGLVVIFWLFLLLPILLFKRFLYGKNHRYYK, encoded by the coding sequence GTGCTAAGAGAGTCGGTTCAATCATTAGAAAATGGCTTTCAATTATTCGATTGGTATCACCTAAGTTGGCTGTTGTTAACGGTATTTGTTATTTACATGATGTATAAAATATATCACGGTGCGGATTTAGCAGGACAAAGGAAAATAAAAATACGATGGGCGCTCGTCATTTTGTTGTTGGAAAGTATCAAAAATATCCTATTAATCATACAGGGGGATTTCTCATACGATTCATTACCCCTCCATCTTTGCGGATTGGGCATTTTTATCGTATTAGCACATGCCATTTTAAAAGGACATCATATGGATATGCTACTCTATTGTTTAACGATGCCAGGTGCATTCATGTCGCTCGTAACACCAAATTGGACGGATGTATCCGCGTTTAATTATTTCCATTTTCACAGTTTTTTCTTCCATCTTCTTTTATTTGCCTATCCAGTGACAATGCTATTTTCAAAGGAATTAAAGCTATCGATACGCAAAATATGGCAGCCGATTTTATTTTTAAGTGTGACCGTTCCAATAGTTTACGTTTTGAATGGTTGGTGGGGGACGAATTTTATGTTCCTCAACGCACCGGCAGAAGGGACACCGTTAGTACTGCTTGAGCAATATTTTGGAGAGCAGTATTATATTTTAGGCTTCATTGGGCTCGTAGTTATTTTTTGGTTATTTTTACTTTTACCAATTTTGCTTTTTAAACGTTTCTTGTACGGGAAAAATCATCGTTATTATAAGTAA
- a CDS encoding DUF1801 domain-containing protein, producing the protein MYEQKTKETDESVVEFIEKVESPKKREDAYRLIQMFTEVTGFEAKMWGPSIIGFGAYHYVYKTGHEGDAPLVGFSPRKAKISLYFAPGDPAREALLEKFGKHTTGKACVYINKVDDIDIDVLEELVRQSVSFLQSLYPEKK; encoded by the coding sequence ATGTACGAGCAAAAAACGAAAGAAACAGACGAAAGTGTTGTTGAATTTATTGAAAAAGTTGAGAGTCCCAAAAAACGGGAAGACGCGTATAGATTGATCCAAATGTTCACAGAAGTAACGGGCTTTGAAGCGAAAATGTGGGGGCCGAGTATTATTGGATTCGGTGCCTATCATTATGTGTATAAAACAGGTCATGAAGGGGATGCACCGCTTGTAGGTTTTTCACCGCGGAAGGCAAAAATTAGCTTGTATTTTGCACCGGGTGATCCAGCACGTGAAGCGCTTCTTGAAAAGTTTGGTAAACATACAACGGGGAAAGCGTGTGTGTATATTAATAAAGTAGATGATATTGATATAGACGTTTTAGAAGAGTTGGTTCGTCAATCCGTTTCGTTTTTACAAAGCTTGTATCCTGAAAAAAAGTAA